Proteins from a genomic interval of Anomalospiza imberbis isolate Cuckoo-Finch-1a 21T00152 chromosome 18, ASM3175350v1, whole genome shotgun sequence:
- the SNRNP35 gene encoding U11/U12 small nuclear ribonucleoprotein 35 kDa protein, with amino-acid sequence MADWAPIAKEYDPLKAGSIDGTDEEPHDRAIWRAMLARYVPNKGVTGDPHLTLFVARLNFQTTEEKVKEVFSRYGDIRKIRLVRDLVTGFSKGYAFIEYKEERALLKAHRDANRLVIDQHEIFVDFELERTLKGWIPRRLGGGFGGKKESGQLRFGGRDRPFRKPINLPNMKSDFYGEGSSEKRNWSREGTRDWRTRDRDHERSRDKRWPERERSWAWGDSERERDSKEERSRGRERKDRDRKDRDRDRSRDRDSKKQRDDDKHR; translated from the coding sequence ATGGCTGACTGGGCTCCCATAGCGAAGGAGTACGACCCCCTCAAGGCTGGCAGCATCGATGGCACGGACGAGGAGCCCCACGACCGGGCCATATGGCGGGCGATGCTGGCACGGTACGTACCCAACAAGGGCGTCACGGGAGATCCTCACCTCACCCTCTTCGTGGCGAGGCTCAATTTTCAGACCACAGAAGAGAAGGTAAAGGAGGTCTTTTCCCGCTATGGAGACATCAGAAAGATCCGTCTGGTTCGAGACCTGGTCACAGGATTTTCCAAGGGTTATGCGTTTATTGAGTACAAAGAGGAGCGTGCGCTGCTGAAGGCCCACAGAGATGCCAACAGGCTGGTCATCGACCAACACGAGATCTTCGTAGACTTTGAACTGGAAAGAACTCTCAAAGGATGGATTCCTCGGAGGCTTGGGGGTGGGTTTGGAGGCAAAAAAGAATCTGGGCAGCTGCGGTTTGGAGGACGGGACAGACCTTTCCGAAAGCCCATCAATTTGCCAAATATGAAAAGTGATTTCTATGGAGAAGGATcatcagagaaaagaaactgGTCTCGTGAGGGAACGAGGGACTGGAGAACAAGGGACCGGGACCATGAGAGGAGCAGGGACAAACGCTGGCCTGAAAGGGAGAGGTCATGGGCTTGGGGTGacagtgagagagagagagactccaaagaggagaggagcagggggagggaaaggaaggacagagacaggaaggacagggataGAGACCGGAGCAGGGACAGAGATAGCAAGAAGCAAAGAGATGATGATAAGCACCGATAG